The following proteins are co-located in the Polystyrenella longa genome:
- a CDS encoding sulfatase family protein, with protein MSIALRIVFNLYLLLSVFVALPDENFAAEQQRPNILWIVADDLGYGDLSCYGATDMRTPVLDQLSEEGMRFTEFYANCPVCSPTRASLLSGCYPDRVGVPGVIRTHPENSWGYLDPNATLITHQLKRQGYQTALIGKWHLGLTAPGRPNDRGFDHFQGWLGDMMDDYYAHRRHDINYMRLNETTIDPEGHATDLFSEWAVDYLNNQKEADEPFFLYLAYNAPHTPIQPPAEWVAKVQQREPGIDEKRAMLVALIEHMDAGIGQVLQALNETEQDKETLVFFTSDNGGQLNVGANNGPLRDGKQSMYEGGLKVPAIARWPGKIPAGTKSGLVAMTMDLFPTALELNGQARSEEIDGISILPTILGKEQSPLRDELYFTRREGGVTYGGKTIEALRLHDWKLVQNSPFGPLELFNLKTDPQETTDLRETHPQQFRDLAARLRKQIQRGGEVPWQGPDKNVE; from the coding sequence ATGTCGATCGCGCTCCGTATTGTTTTCAATCTTTATCTGCTTCTCTCAGTGTTCGTTGCTTTGCCGGACGAAAATTTCGCGGCAGAACAACAACGTCCTAACATTCTCTGGATCGTTGCTGATGACTTGGGGTATGGCGATCTGAGTTGTTATGGCGCAACGGACATGCGGACGCCCGTACTCGACCAACTGTCTGAAGAGGGAATGCGGTTTACTGAGTTCTATGCTAACTGCCCCGTTTGTTCGCCAACGCGAGCCTCGTTACTGTCGGGCTGTTATCCCGATCGTGTTGGTGTTCCCGGAGTGATTCGAACGCACCCGGAAAACAGCTGGGGCTATCTCGATCCGAACGCGACGTTGATTACTCACCAGCTGAAACGACAGGGCTATCAAACCGCTCTCATTGGTAAATGGCACCTGGGGCTGACTGCACCCGGTCGACCGAACGACCGTGGATTTGATCATTTTCAGGGTTGGCTCGGAGACATGATGGATGATTACTACGCTCACCGACGGCATGACATTAACTACATGCGATTGAACGAAACAACCATCGATCCGGAAGGGCATGCCACTGATCTCTTTTCAGAATGGGCGGTCGACTATCTCAATAATCAGAAAGAGGCGGACGAACCATTCTTCCTCTACCTTGCTTATAACGCTCCGCACACACCGATTCAGCCGCCGGCGGAATGGGTTGCCAAAGTTCAACAGAGGGAGCCGGGAATCGATGAGAAACGGGCAATGCTTGTTGCGTTAATCGAACACATGGATGCCGGGATCGGCCAGGTGCTACAAGCACTGAATGAAACAGAACAGGACAAAGAGACGTTGGTTTTCTTCACCTCGGACAACGGTGGGCAGTTGAATGTCGGAGCGAATAATGGCCCGCTGCGAGATGGAAAACAGAGTATGTACGAAGGGGGATTGAAGGTGCCGGCGATCGCGCGGTGGCCGGGTAAGATACCCGCTGGTACGAAATCGGGCCTGGTGGCCATGACGATGGATCTCTTTCCGACAGCTCTGGAGCTCAACGGTCAGGCTCGTTCCGAAGAGATCGACGGAATCAGTATTCTGCCGACCATACTTGGCAAGGAACAATCTCCACTGCGAGACGAACTCTACTTCACTCGTCGAGAAGGGGGAGTCACTTACGGAGGCAAAACGATTGAGGCACTCCGGTTACACGATTGGAAGCTCGTCCAGAACAGTCCGTTCGGTCCCCTGGAACTGTTTAATCTGAAAACAGATCCGCAGGAAACAACCGATTTGCGAGAAACGCATCCCCAACAGTTCCGCGATCTCGCAGCGCGACTTCGTAAACAGATTCAGCGTGGTGGCGAGGTTCCCTGGCAAGGGCCTGACAAGAACGTTGAGTAA
- a CDS encoding vWA domain-containing protein codes for MGLISGVKKHRLFSVAAGALFLAQVTAASAGPLSGRLYHSEPAEIEQTFAIGVQSTATVSQVDRDIVILVDTSASQVGDHRTLALSVLDNLLSSLSSRDRVHLVAVDVTVEDLTTQFSAADSEEIRTGLATLKSRVPLGVTNLLPGLEHARELLKESRQGAICYLGDGMSRGRLISQEKMGDLIDDLQEQKIAVHSFGIGPMIDFQLLGIMANFTGGVVKFDNEELLIENAPAVGAELAQAIKSEVEYPSELNCPTVRVLPSEALPVRSDRETIYLAKGALPKSIHLKSGTAVKLKADKEIDNILGSAWQAAMQSNGLKVAFAGADLLELQGKAVRTQLDQLGEQAERALDLNDHRTANQLSQTMEQLNPGNRHAELLKSDSFRFEFLTVAQTDGGDGPVPPLGAPPANDEGDLLAPDNEPAPTIKEKPFTPTPIQEAESDLPGPADLKAEEPSPTDDNEIQSSDFLQPSDSQPIAPQQPIDPQQPIDPQPSDLQPRAGGANVDLLSEQEQLIRIYEQRYAREVELLIEDANEKIYLDPESVISEIKRAITHIAAVSNIGPDVRDELIRKLKSKLAEAQNRIEIAQQLRIQIENERSQLEARARAVDQLLRSEEELEAYMARIRSLLYDAIHGNVDAFEEAQAVGTKALEAFPLNGTATAARFQAEALTQLNLVYRLNNVRRDRWLATLEEVEKSHIPFPDEPPIAYPAPEIWQALTRNRAKWKQVSIFKQSPREKKIREELDRVYELDVQGLSLQEALNQISDQGGFMIKIHTSVTDTLGDLESIEIEQNYSGIKLRSILRLLLGDHDLTYAIKDEVLFILTEDEAQNNTEFLQLKIYPVTDLVIPIQNQGGGGQGINGAQNGGIGNGGVGGGLGGGLGGGNQLFSVPDLRHPNRPDLKKKAQSL; via the coding sequence ATGGGACTCATTTCAGGGGTTAAAAAACACCGCTTGTTCTCTGTCGCAGCGGGGGCTCTTTTCCTGGCTCAAGTGACAGCAGCAAGCGCGGGACCCCTCTCCGGACGGTTATATCATTCCGAACCTGCTGAAATCGAGCAAACCTTTGCAATAGGCGTTCAGTCGACTGCAACAGTATCACAGGTTGACCGCGACATCGTTATTCTGGTGGATACATCCGCCAGTCAAGTCGGCGACCATCGCACTCTGGCGTTATCTGTATTGGATAACTTGCTGAGCTCTCTTTCCTCTCGCGACCGTGTCCACCTGGTTGCTGTCGATGTCACTGTTGAGGACTTAACGACTCAATTCTCTGCCGCAGATTCGGAAGAAATCCGAACAGGGTTGGCCACACTGAAATCACGAGTTCCACTTGGTGTAACAAATTTGCTGCCCGGTCTCGAACATGCTCGCGAGCTGTTGAAAGAGAGTCGTCAGGGCGCGATCTGTTACCTCGGGGATGGTATGAGTCGAGGACGCTTGATCTCTCAGGAGAAAATGGGCGATCTGATCGACGACCTGCAGGAACAGAAAATTGCTGTTCACAGTTTCGGTATCGGTCCCATGATCGATTTTCAGTTGCTCGGTATCATGGCGAATTTCACCGGAGGTGTCGTCAAGTTTGATAATGAAGAACTATTAATCGAGAATGCACCTGCTGTTGGCGCTGAGCTTGCTCAAGCGATTAAATCTGAAGTTGAATATCCCTCGGAGCTGAATTGTCCCACCGTTCGGGTGCTGCCATCCGAGGCACTGCCGGTTCGATCTGACCGCGAAACGATCTACCTGGCAAAAGGTGCCCTGCCCAAATCGATCCACTTGAAGAGCGGGACCGCCGTTAAGCTAAAAGCAGATAAAGAAATTGACAACATCCTCGGTTCCGCCTGGCAGGCAGCTATGCAGTCCAATGGATTGAAAGTCGCTTTTGCTGGCGCTGACCTATTGGAACTTCAAGGGAAAGCTGTTCGGACTCAGCTCGACCAATTGGGCGAACAGGCCGAGCGTGCACTCGACTTAAACGATCATCGTACCGCAAATCAGCTGAGCCAGACGATGGAGCAGTTGAATCCCGGTAACCGACACGCCGAATTATTAAAATCAGATAGTTTCCGCTTTGAGTTTCTGACCGTCGCTCAAACTGATGGTGGTGATGGCCCCGTACCTCCTTTGGGGGCTCCACCAGCCAATGATGAAGGCGACTTGCTGGCTCCTGATAACGAACCCGCACCGACTATCAAAGAAAAGCCATTTACTCCCACTCCTATCCAGGAAGCGGAATCGGATTTACCAGGTCCGGCAGATCTTAAAGCGGAAGAACCTAGTCCTACTGACGATAACGAAATTCAGTCGAGTGATTTTCTCCAACCCAGCGATTCTCAACCGATCGCTCCTCAGCAACCGATTGATCCTCAGCAACCAATCGATCCTCAGCCCAGCGATCTCCAGCCTCGTGCTGGTGGCGCCAACGTGGACCTATTGTCCGAGCAGGAACAGCTGATTCGTATTTACGAACAACGTTATGCTCGTGAAGTGGAATTATTGATCGAAGATGCCAATGAGAAAATCTATCTTGATCCCGAATCGGTGATCAGCGAAATCAAACGTGCTATTACACACATCGCCGCCGTATCCAATATCGGTCCCGATGTTCGTGATGAGTTGATTCGTAAATTGAAATCGAAACTGGCTGAAGCTCAGAATCGAATTGAGATCGCACAACAACTACGAATTCAAATTGAGAACGAGCGTTCTCAGCTGGAAGCTCGGGCACGAGCTGTCGATCAATTACTCCGAAGCGAAGAAGAACTCGAAGCCTATATGGCACGAATTCGAAGTTTACTTTACGACGCTATTCATGGAAACGTGGATGCCTTCGAAGAAGCTCAGGCTGTGGGAACGAAAGCCCTGGAAGCTTTCCCCTTAAACGGGACTGCGACTGCCGCTCGATTCCAGGCAGAAGCTTTGACTCAGCTAAACTTGGTTTATCGATTGAACAACGTTCGTCGTGACCGTTGGTTGGCGACCCTCGAAGAAGTTGAAAAATCGCATATTCCCTTCCCGGATGAACCACCAATCGCTTATCCCGCTCCAGAAATCTGGCAAGCACTAACACGTAACAGAGCGAAATGGAAACAGGTTTCGATCTTCAAACAGAGTCCTCGCGAAAAGAAAATTCGTGAAGAACTGGACCGCGTCTATGAACTTGATGTTCAAGGTCTGAGTTTGCAGGAAGCGTTGAATCAGATCTCCGATCAGGGTGGATTTATGATTAAAATTCACACTTCCGTCACGGACACGTTGGGTGACCTGGAGTCGATTGAAATTGAGCAGAACTACTCTGGTATCAAACTTCGAAGTATCTTGCGGTTGCTACTGGGAGATCATGATCTCACTTACGCGATCAAAGACGAAGTCCTGTTTATTCTGACAGAAGACGAAGCTCAGAATAATACCGAATTTCTTCAATTGAAAATCTATCCAGTAACCGACCTTGTGATTCCTATTCAGAATCAGGGAGGTGGTGGCCAGGGAATTAATGGTGCTCAGAACGGGGGTATCGGTAATGGTGGTGTAGGTGGTGGTTTAGGTGGTGGTTTAGGTGGTGGCAACCAGTTATTTTCCGTGCCTGACCTCCGTCATCCCAATCGACCCGACTTGAAAAAAAAAGCTCAGTCCCTGTAA
- a CDS encoding DUF1501 domain-containing protein: MNQSGKQNFCGRTRREFMWQTGAGFGSVALSGMLGDDFFTKQSMAADGVTPFESPLSPKDPHFDPKATSVIFLYMYGGPSHIDTFDHKPNMIGMDGKTIEVKTFGRGGHKNQGRIVEPRWKFQQYGESGQWVSELFPHLSGCVDDIAFLKSMTADSPIHGSAMLMMNSGRILSGSPCIGSWVNYGLGTENLDLPGFVVMLDPRGGPISGAKNWSSGFMPASYQATVMRSKGAPILDLVPPKGMSRDAQRDLLDSLMAYNNDHMDTRAYNSDLAARIANYELAFKMQSSAPEATDISQETQETQELYGLHDEHSGTFGRQCLLARRLVERGVRFIQIYSGGHHNDANWDAHGDLEDNHNLHAAETDKPIAGLLKDLKQRGMLENTLIVWGGEFGRQPTAEYAKGTGRDHNSYGFTMWMAGGGIKGGQSVGTTDEIGSQAVEDKLHVKNLHATILHQLGLDHTKLTYFYDGLDESLVGIEGAEVIHQVI, encoded by the coding sequence ATGAATCAATCCGGAAAACAGAACTTCTGTGGACGAACACGCCGGGAGTTTATGTGGCAGACAGGCGCGGGATTCGGCAGCGTTGCCCTGTCAGGTATGCTGGGAGATGATTTCTTCACTAAGCAGTCGATGGCGGCTGACGGAGTCACTCCGTTTGAATCGCCCCTCAGCCCGAAAGACCCGCATTTCGATCCGAAAGCGACTTCGGTTATTTTTCTATACATGTATGGCGGTCCGAGCCATATCGACACGTTCGATCATAAACCAAACATGATTGGCATGGATGGAAAGACCATCGAAGTCAAAACCTTCGGTCGCGGCGGACACAAGAACCAGGGCCGCATCGTGGAACCTCGCTGGAAATTTCAGCAGTACGGTGAATCAGGTCAGTGGGTCTCGGAACTGTTTCCCCATCTCTCGGGATGTGTGGATGACATCGCCTTCCTGAAATCAATGACGGCAGATTCGCCCATCCATGGATCCGCCATGTTGATGATGAACTCCGGTCGAATCCTCAGTGGAAGTCCCTGTATAGGATCGTGGGTGAATTATGGACTCGGAACTGAAAACCTCGATCTCCCCGGTTTCGTCGTCATGCTCGACCCTCGTGGGGGCCCGATCAGTGGAGCCAAAAACTGGAGCAGTGGTTTCATGCCTGCGTCCTACCAGGCCACTGTCATGCGGTCTAAAGGGGCTCCAATCCTCGATCTTGTTCCTCCCAAAGGAATGAGTCGCGACGCTCAACGCGATCTGCTCGACTCTTTGATGGCTTACAACAATGATCACATGGATACCCGCGCATACAACTCTGACCTCGCCGCGAGAATTGCGAACTATGAACTCGCTTTCAAGATGCAGAGTTCTGCTCCCGAGGCGACAGACATCAGCCAGGAGACGCAGGAGACTCAAGAATTATACGGACTCCACGACGAGCATTCCGGAACGTTTGGACGTCAATGCCTGCTCGCTCGACGGCTAGTGGAACGGGGGGTTCGCTTTATCCAGATCTATTCCGGCGGCCACCATAACGATGCCAACTGGGATGCCCACGGAGACCTGGAAGACAATCACAATCTACACGCCGCTGAAACCGACAAACCGATTGCCGGTTTACTCAAAGATCTCAAACAACGAGGCATGTTGGAAAATACACTTATTGTCTGGGGCGGCGAATTCGGACGCCAACCGACAGCCGAATACGCCAAAGGAACTGGTCGCGACCACAACTCCTATGGCTTTACCATGTGGATGGCGGGTGGAGGAATTAAAGGAGGCCAGTCTGTCGGCACCACCGATGAAATCGGGAGCCAGGCAGTGGAAGACAAGCTTCACGTCAAAAATCTGCACGCGACGATTCTGCATCAACTCGGACTGGACCACACTAAGCTAACGTACTTCTACGATGGCCTTGATGAAAGCCTTGTAGGAATCGAAGGAGCCGAAGTGATCCATCAGGTCATCTGA
- the yaaA gene encoding peroxide stress protein YaaA yields the protein MLALISPAKRLDEQPAPIDLELTQPELLDESQVLINKLKKMSVKKLTELMNISEDLATLNRERYQNWSLPFTANNAAPALTLFKGDVYLGMNPESFNKTELRFAQKHLRILSGLYGVLRPLDLMQPYRLEMGTDLSVGRSKNLYAFWDDKITKEINTALADSNSPVIVNLASNEYYKSIRPKKIEGEVITPVFKEEKAGKLRVLGMFAKQARGMMVNYIVKEKANDAESLKDFHQAGYTFDESLSSEKQFVFVRPQPAPVSSR from the coding sequence ATGCTTGCTTTGATTTCTCCAGCTAAACGATTAGATGAGCAGCCTGCCCCAATCGATCTCGAACTGACTCAGCCCGAACTACTCGACGAGTCGCAGGTTCTGATTAACAAACTCAAAAAGATGTCGGTGAAAAAACTTACGGAACTGATGAATATCAGTGAGGACCTCGCCACCTTAAATCGGGAACGTTATCAGAACTGGTCATTGCCCTTTACTGCCAATAACGCGGCCCCTGCGCTGACCCTCTTCAAAGGGGACGTGTACCTTGGCATGAATCCCGAGTCTTTCAACAAGACCGAACTTCGATTTGCTCAGAAGCATCTTCGCATTTTGTCCGGTTTATATGGCGTGCTGCGACCGCTCGATTTAATGCAGCCCTACCGGTTGGAAATGGGAACCGATCTCTCGGTTGGGCGTAGCAAGAATCTGTATGCATTCTGGGACGATAAAATCACGAAGGAAATTAATACTGCATTAGCAGACAGCAATTCGCCGGTCATCGTCAACCTGGCCTCGAACGAATACTACAAATCAATTCGACCTAAAAAGATCGAAGGAGAAGTAATCACACCCGTCTTTAAAGAAGAGAAAGCGGGGAAACTTCGAGTGCTTGGTATGTTCGCCAAGCAGGCGCGAGGCATGATGGTGAATTACATCGTGAAAGAGAAAGCCAACGATGCCGAAAGTTTGAAAGACTTCCACCAGGCGGGATACACGTTTGATGAATCTCTCTCTTCCGAAAAGCAATTTGTTTTCGTCCGCCCCCAACCCGCACCCGTTTCGAGTCGCTAA
- a CDS encoding PSD1 and planctomycete cytochrome C domain-containing protein produces MKTFPSLLFGLALAFLPGVATAVRAESAETPELTPEFSQEQIAFFETSVRPLLKSECYQCHSARKQEGSLRLDARSLILEGGESGAAVEPGDPDSSLLIGAVRRESFEMPPKKKLPEDQVAILTKWVEMGAPWPAGEEIEPIIDERAELSEAGHQHWAFQPVQPVEVPEVQNLDWIRNPVDAFILNRLEQHEMTPSAPADRAQLIRRVYYDLTGLPPETDEVQQFINDDRPEAYAELVDRLLASPHYGEKWGRHWLDLVRYAETNSYERDDPKPFVWKYRDYVISSFNEDKPYDQFILEQLAGDELDPDNPEAIIATGYYRLGIWDDEPADRVLAYFDDMDDVVSTTSEVFMGLTFGCARCHDHKLDPILQADYYRLLAFMRNVKRYGVRADDTVHANSVTDIGSPEEKAHYAKAMAEYKVRVNELQTQITVLVKPVVDQLQGVDKEEWQYENRRIDILNKFAPKLISQSNVDKYVSLSEHLTALRNSPPPGLEKALSVKEEGPDPLLTFLMQRGNAHSPGEQIEPVRPSALVPFTPELEPIEPREHSTGRRAVLAKWLASAEHPLTVRVLVNRVWQFHFGRGIVRSTSNFGLAGEEPTHPQLLDWLAQDFVDHGWSLKHLHRRMLLSSTYQMASASRQDHADRDPQNDLFWRFNMRRLEAEEVRDSILAASGNLTSNKLYGPSIYSYIPDEVKAGQSRPGHGWGTSSPNERYRRSIYIHAKRSLVTPILSSFDVADLDDSCPVRFVTTQPTQALGMLNSDFLTEQAEDFARSLVESGKDSSDTDLVQKALKRVLQREPTEIEIERGVNFIIKMQQDRGMNYERAVQSFCLLVLNLNEFVYLD; encoded by the coding sequence ATGAAGACCTTCCCATCCCTCCTGTTCGGACTCGCACTCGCCTTTTTACCCGGAGTTGCCACTGCAGTCCGGGCGGAATCGGCAGAGACTCCGGAACTTACTCCTGAGTTCTCACAGGAACAGATCGCTTTTTTCGAGACTTCCGTCCGCCCTCTGTTAAAGAGTGAATGCTATCAATGTCACTCGGCGCGGAAGCAGGAAGGAAGCCTACGCCTTGATGCGCGGTCCCTGATCCTCGAAGGGGGAGAAAGCGGCGCCGCCGTCGAACCGGGCGACCCCGACTCCAGTCTGTTGATTGGAGCGGTTAGGCGGGAAAGTTTCGAGATGCCGCCGAAAAAGAAGCTGCCTGAAGATCAAGTTGCCATCCTGACCAAATGGGTCGAGATGGGTGCCCCCTGGCCTGCAGGCGAAGAGATCGAACCGATCATCGACGAGCGTGCAGAATTGTCAGAAGCGGGACACCAACATTGGGCGTTCCAGCCAGTTCAACCTGTCGAGGTACCGGAAGTTCAAAATTTAGACTGGATTCGAAATCCCGTCGACGCCTTCATCTTAAACCGTCTTGAACAACATGAAATGACCCCTTCCGCCCCTGCGGATCGTGCCCAATTGATCCGCCGCGTTTATTACGATCTGACGGGACTCCCTCCTGAGACCGATGAAGTCCAGCAATTTATTAACGACGATCGACCCGAAGCATATGCCGAGCTCGTCGACCGTTTGCTCGCCTCTCCGCACTATGGAGAGAAGTGGGGACGTCACTGGCTTGATCTCGTGCGTTATGCGGAAACGAATAGTTACGAACGGGACGATCCCAAACCGTTTGTCTGGAAATACCGCGACTATGTCATCAGTTCGTTTAACGAAGATAAACCCTACGATCAATTCATCCTCGAGCAACTGGCAGGAGACGAACTTGATCCGGACAATCCGGAAGCAATCATCGCCACGGGATACTATCGACTCGGTATCTGGGACGACGAACCTGCCGATCGGGTACTCGCTTATTTTGACGACATGGATGATGTCGTCTCGACGACTTCCGAAGTCTTCATGGGTTTAACCTTCGGTTGTGCCCGTTGCCACGATCATAAACTCGACCCGATCTTGCAAGCAGATTATTACCGCCTGCTGGCATTTATGAGAAATGTGAAACGATATGGGGTACGCGCGGACGATACAGTCCATGCCAACTCCGTCACCGACATTGGCTCACCCGAGGAGAAAGCCCACTACGCTAAAGCAATGGCTGAATACAAAGTTCGAGTTAACGAACTACAAACGCAGATCACCGTTCTGGTAAAGCCGGTCGTCGATCAGTTACAGGGAGTCGACAAAGAAGAGTGGCAGTATGAAAATCGGCGAATTGATATCCTCAACAAGTTCGCTCCGAAACTGATTTCCCAATCGAATGTCGACAAATACGTCAGTCTTTCAGAACATCTGACTGCGCTCAGGAATTCTCCCCCACCCGGCTTGGAAAAGGCGCTCTCCGTAAAAGAAGAAGGGCCTGACCCCCTTCTGACCTTCCTGATGCAGCGTGGAAACGCCCATTCACCCGGTGAGCAAATCGAACCTGTTCGTCCTTCGGCGCTCGTTCCTTTTACTCCGGAACTGGAGCCAATTGAACCACGAGAACACTCAACGGGGCGTCGAGCGGTACTCGCCAAATGGCTCGCTTCCGCCGAGCATCCTCTAACAGTCCGAGTTCTGGTGAATCGGGTTTGGCAGTTTCATTTTGGACGTGGCATAGTCCGCTCGACAAGCAATTTCGGACTGGCGGGCGAAGAGCCAACTCACCCGCAACTGCTGGACTGGTTGGCTCAGGACTTCGTTGATCATGGATGGAGCCTTAAGCACTTGCATCGCCGCATGTTGCTTTCTTCGACCTACCAGATGGCGTCGGCATCCCGACAGGATCATGCCGACCGAGATCCGCAGAACGATTTATTCTGGCGATTCAACATGCGTCGACTGGAAGCGGAAGAGGTTCGCGACTCCATTCTGGCCGCCAGTGGGAACCTGACCTCAAACAAACTTTACGGCCCCAGTATCTATTCCTACATCCCCGATGAAGTCAAAGCGGGACAATCGCGTCCAGGGCATGGGTGGGGAACGTCATCCCCGAATGAACGGTATCGCCGATCTATTTACATCCACGCAAAACGGTCATTGGTCACCCCCATCCTCTCCAGCTTCGATGTTGCTGACTTAGATGACAGTTGCCCGGTTCGATTCGTCACGACTCAACCAACGCAGGCGTTGGGAATGCTCAACAGTGATTTCCTCACAGAGCAGGCGGAAGACTTCGCACGCAGTCTGGTCGAATCCGGGAAAGACTCCAGCGATACTGACTTGGTCCAAAAAGCTCTAAAGCGAGTTCTTCAACGAGAACCAACCGAGATTGAAATCGAACGAGGTGTGAATTTCATTATTAAGATGCAACAGGACCGAGGCATGAACTATGAGCGAGCGGTTCAGAGTTTCTGCCTGCTTGTGTTGAACCTGAATGAATTCGTCTACCTCGACTAA
- the tsaD gene encoding tRNA (adenosine(37)-N6)-threonylcarbamoyltransferase complex transferase subunit TsaD, whose translation MSAATGENRSDARLMLALESSCDETASAIIERDLTVRSNVVASQAELHEKYGGVVPEIASRAHVTNLLPVVQEAVTQAGITLKDIDLIAVVTRPGLVGSLLVGLTAAKTFAATLNVPLIAVDHVQAHLYACRIAAKRDLFPAIGLVVSGGHTNLYLCKSATEYELIGSTIDDAAGEAFDKVAKILKLPYPGGPHIERVAADGNPSAFKFVRTFIKEDRLDFSFSGLKTAVLYQAEGTPGAVKQPPPLDEQRINDLAASFQEAVVDVLVGKCKQALEQYQLQTLLIGGGVAANGRFRSALEEAAQENNFDLHISPREFCTDNAGMAAIAWEHYERGELADLKIDVTPGLVRKS comes from the coding sequence ATGAGTGCAGCCACGGGCGAGAACAGGAGCGATGCCCGATTAATGTTGGCTCTGGAATCGTCATGCGATGAAACGGCCTCCGCGATCATCGAACGAGACTTAACAGTTCGATCGAACGTTGTCGCCTCGCAGGCGGAACTACACGAAAAGTATGGCGGAGTTGTCCCGGAGATTGCCTCTCGTGCCCATGTGACGAATCTGTTGCCCGTGGTGCAAGAAGCGGTCACGCAGGCGGGCATCACCCTGAAAGACATCGACCTGATCGCCGTCGTCACCCGCCCTGGACTCGTAGGCTCCTTGTTAGTGGGACTGACGGCCGCCAAGACGTTTGCCGCCACATTGAACGTACCCCTGATCGCCGTCGATCATGTACAGGCCCATCTCTATGCCTGCCGAATCGCCGCGAAACGCGACCTCTTTCCCGCGATTGGTCTCGTCGTGAGTGGAGGTCACACCAATCTGTATCTCTGCAAAAGCGCCACGGAATACGAACTGATCGGTTCTACCATCGACGACGCGGCTGGAGAAGCCTTCGACAAAGTCGCCAAGATTTTGAAACTCCCGTATCCCGGGGGGCCTCACATCGAACGAGTCGCTGCCGATGGAAACCCGAGTGCGTTTAAATTCGTGCGCACATTCATAAAAGAAGACCGCCTTGATTTCAGTTTCAGCGGCTTGAAGACAGCTGTGCTCTATCAAGCTGAAGGCACACCAGGAGCAGTCAAACAACCTCCACCCCTCGACGAGCAACGAATCAACGATCTGGCAGCCAGTTTTCAAGAAGCAGTCGTCGATGTCCTTGTCGGAAAATGCAAACAGGCACTGGAACAGTACCAGCTGCAAACTCTGCTTATCGGCGGTGGAGTCGCTGCGAACGGTCGGTTCCGCTCGGCCTTGGAAGAAGCAGCGCAGGAAAACAACTTCGATCTCCATATTTCCCCCCGTGAATTCTGTACAGATAACGCCGGCATGGCGGCAATTGCCTGGGAGCATTACGAACGTGGTGAGCTAGCCGATTTGAAGATTGATGTCACACCGGGGCTGGTTCGAAAAAGCTAG